A stretch of the Streptosporangium sp. NBC_01755 genome encodes the following:
- a CDS encoding GntR family transcriptional regulator, with the protein MARSTLYQLVASDLRRTIYSGALGPGDQLPTEAELMIVHQVSRNTVRLALGELVNEGLVTRTPRRGTVVRERRPLLMHPQRELQPRREETLEAFAWAVSQEGRAPSQEIEVSIVQPAEEIASRLELSDDELAVVRRRLRFVDGQPYNTNDSYFPLALVADSEITRPGDIRRGANKVLEELGHRQVRMVDDIWARMPNSAETERLQLQLGTPVVVYIRVGYDEEDTPVRVAVSVLPADKHLIRYELESR; encoded by the coding sequence ATGGCGCGGTCAACGCTGTATCAACTGGTGGCCTCCGATCTGAGGAGGACCATCTACTCCGGTGCGCTCGGACCAGGGGATCAGCTGCCGACCGAGGCGGAGCTCATGATCGTGCACCAGGTGAGCCGGAACACCGTGCGGCTCGCTCTCGGCGAGCTTGTGAACGAGGGCCTGGTCACCCGCACCCCCCGCAGGGGCACCGTCGTGCGGGAGCGCCGCCCGCTGCTCATGCACCCCCAGCGCGAGCTGCAGCCGCGGCGTGAGGAGACCCTGGAGGCCTTCGCCTGGGCGGTCTCGCAGGAGGGGCGCGCGCCGAGCCAGGAGATCGAGGTCTCGATCGTGCAACCGGCCGAGGAGATCGCCAGCAGGCTGGAGCTCTCGGACGACGAGCTCGCCGTGGTCCGCCGCAGGCTGCGCTTCGTGGACGGCCAGCCCTACAACACCAACGACTCCTACTTTCCGCTGGCCCTGGTCGCCGACTCCGAGATCACCCGCCCCGGCGACATCAGGCGCGGGGCCAACAAGGTTCTCGAGGAGCTCGGCCACCGGCAGGTGCGGATGGTGGACGACATCTGGGCGCGGATGCCCAACAGCGCGGAGACCGAGCGGCTCCAGCTCCAGCTCGGCACGCCGGTCGTCGTCTACATCCGGGTCGGTTACGACGAGGAGGACACCCCCGTGCGCGTGGCGGTGTCGGTACTGCCCGCGGACAAGCACCTGATCAGGTACGAGCTGGAAAGCCGTTGA
- a CDS encoding GNAT family N-acetyltransferase yields the protein MHSNTASPTTARPFTLRRATDGDLDEVLALLAETAGWLNRRGVRQWPAAGFPAERITPLIGEGVMYLLDGENGLAATLALDTHADPEFWAPQDEPGSALYVHKLAVARAHVGRGLGEVLLDWAGLRVLALGRRWLRLDCSKDNSRLQDYYRGQRFAHLRTVDLSHRASGALFQRPGGLRAHGSGLALPFSDRRGSSVPEHV from the coding sequence ATGCACTCGAACACCGCCAGTCCCACCACCGCGCGCCCGTTCACGCTGCGCAGGGCCACGGACGGTGATCTGGACGAGGTGCTCGCGCTCCTCGCCGAGACCGCCGGGTGGCTGAACCGCCGCGGCGTGCGGCAGTGGCCCGCCGCCGGCTTTCCCGCCGAGCGCATCACCCCGCTGATCGGCGAGGGCGTCATGTACCTGCTGGACGGGGAGAACGGGCTCGCCGCCACCCTCGCCCTGGACACTCACGCCGACCCCGAGTTCTGGGCTCCGCAGGACGAGCCCGGTTCGGCGCTCTACGTCCACAAACTGGCCGTGGCGCGCGCCCACGTCGGCCGGGGGCTGGGAGAGGTGCTGCTGGACTGGGCGGGCCTGCGGGTCCTGGCCCTGGGGAGAAGATGGCTCAGGCTTGACTGCTCCAAGGACAACTCAAGACTTCAGGACTACTATCGGGGGCAGCGTTTCGCGCACCTCCGCACGGTCGACCTGTCGCATCGCGCCTCCGGCGCCCTGTTCCAGCGGCCGGGTGGCCTGCGCGCCCACGGATCAGGTCTCGCGCTGCCCTTCTCGGACCGGCGAGGGTCATCCGTCCCCGAGCATGTCTGA
- a CDS encoding copper homeostasis protein CutC → MTGSLLEVITLDVRDAVAAEAGGADRLEVVADMAVGGLTPAPETVAAISKECALPQMVMLRGEASFLATPESLKALSRQARALTDAGAAGFVFGFLDRAGVVDLAATEVLIHAVAPLPWTFHRAVDHAADIQASWRAVRLLPNLATVLTSGAPGGVADGLPLLKARCEAGDGPLIMAGGGLRPGHVGALMEYGVRAFHVGSAVRASWSDPVDTRRVREWRALVD, encoded by the coding sequence ATGACCGGATCCTTGCTTGAGGTGATCACGCTTGACGTGCGTGATGCCGTCGCGGCCGAAGCCGGTGGCGCCGATCGCCTGGAGGTCGTCGCCGATATGGCCGTAGGCGGGCTCACCCCGGCGCCGGAGACGGTCGCGGCGATCTCCAAGGAGTGCGCGCTGCCGCAGATGGTGATGCTGCGCGGCGAGGCCTCGTTCCTGGCCACGCCCGAGTCGCTGAAGGCCCTGAGCCGCCAGGCCAGGGCACTCACCGACGCGGGCGCGGCCGGGTTCGTGTTCGGGTTCCTCGATCGGGCGGGGGTGGTCGACCTGGCCGCCACCGAGGTACTCATCCACGCGGTCGCGCCGCTGCCCTGGACCTTCCACCGGGCGGTGGACCATGCGGCCGACATCCAGGCGAGCTGGCGTGCCGTCCGGCTGCTGCCCAACCTCGCCACCGTGCTCACCTCTGGCGCGCCCGGTGGCGTGGCGGACGGGCTGCCGCTGCTCAAGGCCCGGTGCGAGGCCGGCGACGGCCCGCTGATCATGGCCGGGGGCGGGCTGAGGCCGGGCCATGTCGGGGCACTGATGGAGTACGGCGTGCGGGCCTTCCATGTCGGCAGCGCCGTGCGGGCGTCCTGGTCGGACCCGGTCGACACCCGCAGGGTCCGCGAGTGGCGCGCCCTGGTCGACTGA
- a CDS encoding DUF6986 family protein translates to MRVTLADPSALIPGFERTHREQSALYPYGPVGWQPVHTVYVPADRFDAGTVRAWGDAALELMRRHLPEGDLAAILGVDGDVAGAVHGRVLAKLGEEPVEDLRVDFEDGYGPRPEEEDGHTRGAAEALAAMHMAGTLPRRWGLRVKSFADGDPVRSLRTLDGFLTGVVERVGHLPEGFVVTFPKVLMRAYLHQFADCLRALEDGLGLREGTLRFEIQVEAPQTVRFLDSGLVASLRGRLAAAHFGVFDYTASCALPPHEQRLDHPACDHARHVMQTVFAGTGVELSDGSLAASPASDDRRAVQELWRRHAELVGHSLGHGFYQGWDMHPSHLVSRYATVYAFHLSRYREYAHRVRAWRERREAGEGVMDEPATIKTMTAALRRADLALDPTPAPSTP, encoded by the coding sequence ATGCGCGTCACGCTCGCCGACCCGTCCGCACTGATCCCGGGCTTCGAGCGGACTCATCGCGAGCAGTCCGCGCTGTACCCGTACGGGCCGGTCGGGTGGCAGCCGGTGCACACGGTCTACGTCCCCGCGGACCGGTTCGACGCCGGGACGGTGCGGGCGTGGGGTGACGCCGCGCTGGAGCTGATGCGGCGGCACCTGCCGGAGGGCGACCTGGCCGCGATCCTCGGCGTGGACGGGGACGTCGCCGGAGCCGTCCACGGCAGGGTGCTCGCCAAACTCGGTGAGGAGCCCGTCGAGGACCTGCGCGTCGACTTCGAGGACGGGTACGGGCCGCGTCCCGAGGAGGAGGACGGCCACACCCGCGGCGCCGCCGAGGCGCTCGCGGCCATGCACATGGCTGGAACACTCCCTCGCCGCTGGGGGCTACGGGTGAAGTCGTTCGCCGACGGTGACCCGGTCCGCTCCCTCAGGACGCTGGACGGCTTCCTCACCGGCGTGGTCGAGCGGGTCGGGCACCTGCCCGAGGGATTCGTGGTCACCTTCCCGAAGGTGCTGATGAGGGCCTATCTCCACCAGTTCGCCGACTGCCTGCGAGCGCTGGAGGACGGGCTGGGCCTTCGTGAGGGCACGCTCCGGTTCGAGATCCAGGTGGAGGCGCCGCAGACGGTGCGCTTCCTCGACTCCGGCCTGGTCGCCTCCCTGCGGGGCAGGCTGGCCGCGGCGCACTTCGGCGTCTTCGACTACACGGCGAGCTGCGCCCTGCCCCCGCACGAGCAGCGGCTGGACCATCCCGCCTGTGACCACGCCCGGCACGTCATGCAGACGGTCTTCGCCGGGACCGGCGTGGAACTTTCGGACGGCTCGCTGGCGGCCTCTCCCGCCTCGGATGACCGGCGGGCCGTGCAGGAGCTGTGGCGGCGCCACGCGGAGCTGGTCGGGCACTCCCTGGGCCACGGCTTCTACCAGGGCTGGGACATGCACCCGTCACACCTGGTCAGCCGGTACGCGACGGTCTATGCCTTCCACCTGTCCCGCTACCGGGAGTACGCCCATCGGGTGCGTGCCTGGCGGGAGCGGCGCGAGGCGGGCGAGGGCGTGATGGACGAGCCCGCCACGATCAAGACCATGACCGCCGCCCTGCGCCGTGCCGACCTGGCCCTGGACCCCACCCCGGCTCCGTCGACGCCCTGA